In the Theobroma cacao cultivar B97-61/B2 chromosome 1, Criollo_cocoa_genome_V2, whole genome shotgun sequence genome, one interval contains:
- the LOC18614590 gene encoding tetraketide alpha-pyrone reductase 1 isoform X3, whose protein sequence is MNEAEKVVCVTGASGYVASWLVKLLLQRGYTVKATVRDPNDPKKTEHLLSLDGAKERLHLFKAELVDEGCFDSVVDGCQGVFHTASPVFISAADPQAEIIDPAVKGTLNVLKSCAKVPSIKRVVITSSLASVIYNGKPLTPEVVVDETWFSDPRLSEENKEWYTLSKTLAEEAAWRFAKENGIDLVSINPGLVFGPLLQPALNSSPLVILHLAKEHIFPTSSYYRVVDVRDVAYAHIQAFEVPSASGRYCLVERVIQFPEVQKILCEIYPTNLHFKAKCEDLNKPLERTYRISKEKAESLGVSFIPLEMSSAAEKVVCVTGASGYIASWLVKLLLQRGYTVKATVRDPNDPKKTEHLLALDGAKERLHLFKAELTDEGCFDSVVEGCQGVFHTASPVLFSPADPQAEIIGPALKGTLNVLKSCAKVPSIKRVVLTSSMASVLFNGKPLTPDVMVDETWFSDPRFCEESKLWYMASKTLAEEAAWSFTKDNGIDLVTINPGVVIGPLLQPALNLTSELILNLTKGEHTFPSPTFRLIDVRDVAYAHIQAFEIPSASGRYCFVERIVHYLEILKVLSEHYPALGLQEKCGDLNKPLERTYQISKEKAKSLGVSFIPWEVSLKEIVESLKEKGFLSI, encoded by the exons ATGAATGAAGCGGAAAAGGTGGTGTGCGTAACCGGAGCGTCTGGCTACGTAGCTTCATGGCTTGTTAAGCTCTTGCTCCAACGTGGCTACACTGTCAAAGCCACTGTTCGTGACCCAA ATGACCCGAAGAAGACAGAACACTTACTTTCACTTGATGGGGCTAAGGAAAGACTTCATTTGTTCAAAGCAGAGTTAGTGGATGAAGGATGCTTTGACTCTGTAGTGGATGGATGCCAAGGTGTTTTCCATACAGCCTCCCCTGTGTTCATTTCTGCTGCTGACCCACAG GCAGAAATAATTGATCCTGCGGTCAAGGGTACACTTAATGTTCTTAAATCATGTGCAAAAGTTCCTTCAATCAAGAGAGTTGTCATTACATCTTCCCTGGCTTCAGTTATATACAATGGAAAACCTTTAACTCCCGAGGTGGTGGTTGATGAGACTTGGTTTTCAGATCCACGCCTGAGTGAGGAAAATAAG GAATGGTATACGCTCTCAAAAACCTTGGCTGAGGAGGCTGCTTGGAGGtttgcaaaagaaaatggaattgATTTGGTTTCAATAAATCCAGGACTGGTGTTTGGTCCTCTTTTGCAGCCAGCTCTAAATTCTTCACCATTGGTGATTCTACACCTAGCAAAAG AACACATTTTCCCAACTTCAAGTTATTATAGAGTTGTTGACGTTCGAGATGTTGCATATGCACATATTCAAGCATTCGAGGTTCCTTCAGCTAGTGGCAGATATTGCCTGGTGGAAAGAGTTATACAATTTCCTGAGGTTCAGAAGATCTTATGTGAAATTTACCCTACTAATTTGCACTTTAAAGCAAA ATGTGAAGATCTTAACAAGCCCCTTGAGCGAACTTACCGGATATCCAAGGAGAAAGCAGAGAGTTTGGGTGTCAGCTTCATTCCTTTGGAG ATGAGTAGTGCAGCAGAGAAGGTGGTGTGCGTAACCGGAGCGTCTGGTTACATTGCTTCATGGCTCGTTAAGCTCTTACTCCAACGCGGCTATACTGTCAAAGCCACTGTTCGAGACCCAA ATGATCCGAAGAAGACAGAACACTTGCTTGCGCTTGATGGAGCCAAGGAAAGACTTCACTTGTTCAAAGCGGAGTTGACTGATGAAGGATGCTTTGACTCTGTAGTGGAAGGATGCCAAGGTGTTTTCCATACAGCATCTCCTGTATTGTTTTCACCTGCTGACCCACAG GCAGAAATAATTGGTCCAGCACTCAAGGGTACCCTTAATGTTCTTAAATCATGTGCAAAAGTTCCTTCAATCAAGAGAGTTGTCTTAACATCTTCCATGGCCTCAGTTCTATTCAATGGAAAACCTTTGACTCCTGATGTGATGGTTGATGAGACTTGGTTTTCAGATCCACGCTTTTGTGAGGAAAGTAAG CTTTGGTATATGGCGTCGAAAACTTTAGCTGAGGAGGCTGCTTGGAGCTTTACTAAAGATAATGGGATTGATTTGGTTACAATCAATCCGGGAGTTGTGATTGGTCCTCTTTTACAGCCAGCTCTAAATTTAACATCAGAGCTGATACTAAACCTCACAAAAG GAGAACACACTTTCCCAAGTCCAACTTTTAGGTTAATTGATGTTCGAGATGTTGCATATGCACATATTCAAGCGTTTGAGATTCCTTCAGCTAGTGGCAGATATTGCTTTGTTGAAAGAATTGTACACTATTTGGAAATTCTGAAGGTGTTGAGTGAACATTATCCTGCTTTGGGCCTTCAAGAAAA ATGTGGAGATCTTAACAAGCCTCTTGAGCGAACTTACCAGATATCCAAGGAGAAAGCGAAGAGTTTGGGTGTGAGCTTCATTCCTTGGGAGGTGAGTCTGAAGGAAATTGTTGAAAGCTTGAAGGAGAAGGGTTTCTTAAGCATCTGA
- the LOC18614590 gene encoding tetraketide alpha-pyrone reductase 1 isoform X1 codes for MNEAEKVVCVTGASGYVASWLVKLLLQRGYTVKATVRDPNDPKKTEHLLSLDGAKERLHLFKAELVDEGCFDSVVDGCQGVFHTASPVFISAADPQAEIIDPAVKGTLNVLKSCAKVPSIKRVVITSSLASVIYNGKPLTPEVVVDETWFSDPRLSEENKEWYTLSKTLAEEAAWRFAKENGIDLVSINPGLVFGPLLQPALNSSPLVILHLAKGEHIFPTSSYYRVVDVRDVAYAHIQAFEVPSASGRYCLVERVIQFPEVQKILCEIYPTNLHFKAKYEDYHNKPLERTYQISKEKAKGLGVSFIPFEVSLKEAIESMKEKGFLSI; via the exons ATGAATGAAGCGGAAAAGGTGGTGTGCGTAACCGGAGCGTCTGGCTACGTAGCTTCATGGCTTGTTAAGCTCTTGCTCCAACGTGGCTACACTGTCAAAGCCACTGTTCGTGACCCAA ATGACCCGAAGAAGACAGAACACTTACTTTCACTTGATGGGGCTAAGGAAAGACTTCATTTGTTCAAAGCAGAGTTAGTGGATGAAGGATGCTTTGACTCTGTAGTGGATGGATGCCAAGGTGTTTTCCATACAGCCTCCCCTGTGTTCATTTCTGCTGCTGACCCACAG GCAGAAATAATTGATCCTGCGGTCAAGGGTACACTTAATGTTCTTAAATCATGTGCAAAAGTTCCTTCAATCAAGAGAGTTGTCATTACATCTTCCCTGGCTTCAGTTATATACAATGGAAAACCTTTAACTCCCGAGGTGGTGGTTGATGAGACTTGGTTTTCAGATCCACGCCTGAGTGAGGAAAATAAG GAATGGTATACGCTCTCAAAAACCTTGGCTGAGGAGGCTGCTTGGAGGtttgcaaaagaaaatggaattgATTTGGTTTCAATAAATCCAGGACTGGTGTTTGGTCCTCTTTTGCAGCCAGCTCTAAATTCTTCACCATTGGTGATTCTACACCTAGCAAAAG GAGAACACATTTTCCCAACTTCAAGTTATTATAGAGTTGTTGACGTTCGAGATGTTGCATATGCACATATTCAAGCATTCGAGGTTCCTTCAGCTAGTGGCAGATATTGCCTGGTGGAAAGAGTTATACAATTTCCTGAGGTTCAGAAGATCTTATGTGAAATTTACCCTACTAATTTGCACTTTAAAGCAAA ATATGAAGATTATCATAACAAGCCTCTGGAGAGAACTTACCAGATATCCAAGGAGAAAGCAAAGGGTTTGGGTGTCAGCTTCATTCCTTTCGAGGTGAGTCTGAAGGAAGCTATCGAAAGCATGAAGGAGAAGGGTTTCCTGTCCATCTGA
- the LOC18614590 gene encoding cinnamoyl-CoA reductase 1 isoform X2 gives MSSAAEKVVCVTGASGYIASWLVKLLLQRGYTVKATVRDPNDPKKTEHLLALDGAKERLHLFKAELTDEGCFDSVVEGCQGVFHTASPVLFSPADPQAEIIGPALKGTLNVLKSCAKVPSIKRVVLTSSMASVLFNGKPLTPDVMVDETWFSDPRFCEESKLWYMASKTLAEEAAWSFTKDNGIDLVTINPGVVIGPLLQPALNLTSELILNLTKGEHTFPSPTFRLIDVRDVAYAHIQAFEIPSASGRYCFVERIVHYLEILKVLSEHYPALGLQEKCGDLNKPLERTYQISKEKAKSLGVSFIPWEVSLKEIVESLKEKGFLSI, from the exons ATGAGTAGTGCAGCAGAGAAGGTGGTGTGCGTAACCGGAGCGTCTGGTTACATTGCTTCATGGCTCGTTAAGCTCTTACTCCAACGCGGCTATACTGTCAAAGCCACTGTTCGAGACCCAA ATGATCCGAAGAAGACAGAACACTTGCTTGCGCTTGATGGAGCCAAGGAAAGACTTCACTTGTTCAAAGCGGAGTTGACTGATGAAGGATGCTTTGACTCTGTAGTGGAAGGATGCCAAGGTGTTTTCCATACAGCATCTCCTGTATTGTTTTCACCTGCTGACCCACAG GCAGAAATAATTGGTCCAGCACTCAAGGGTACCCTTAATGTTCTTAAATCATGTGCAAAAGTTCCTTCAATCAAGAGAGTTGTCTTAACATCTTCCATGGCCTCAGTTCTATTCAATGGAAAACCTTTGACTCCTGATGTGATGGTTGATGAGACTTGGTTTTCAGATCCACGCTTTTGTGAGGAAAGTAAG CTTTGGTATATGGCGTCGAAAACTTTAGCTGAGGAGGCTGCTTGGAGCTTTACTAAAGATAATGGGATTGATTTGGTTACAATCAATCCGGGAGTTGTGATTGGTCCTCTTTTACAGCCAGCTCTAAATTTAACATCAGAGCTGATACTAAACCTCACAAAAG GAGAACACACTTTCCCAAGTCCAACTTTTAGGTTAATTGATGTTCGAGATGTTGCATATGCACATATTCAAGCGTTTGAGATTCCTTCAGCTAGTGGCAGATATTGCTTTGTTGAAAGAATTGTACACTATTTGGAAATTCTGAAGGTGTTGAGTGAACATTATCCTGCTTTGGGCCTTCAAGAAAA ATGTGGAGATCTTAACAAGCCTCTTGAGCGAACTTACCAGATATCCAAGGAGAAAGCGAAGAGTTTGGGTGTGAGCTTCATTCCTTGGGAGGTGAGTCTGAAGGAAATTGTTGAAAGCTTGAAGGAGAAGGGTTTCTTAAGCATCTGA
- the LOC18614592 gene encoding notchless protein homolog, translated as MEVETEQGETGKSVMCVLTDPEGITLGGTMYLPQNVGPIQLQQIVNTLLKNEEKLPYAFYISNQELLVPLGTYLEKNKVSMEKTLSIVYQPQAVFRIRPVNRCSATIAGHTEAVLSVAFSPDGRQLASGSGDTTVRLWDLNTQTPMFTCTGHKNWVLCIAWSLDGKHLVSGSKSGELQCWDPHTGKPAGNPLTGHKKWITGISWEPLHLNAPCRRFVSASKDGDARIWDISLKKCVICLSGHTLAVTCVKWGGDGVIYTGSQDCTIKVWETSQGKLIRELKGHGHWVNSLALSTEYVLRTGAFDHTGKQYSSPEEMKKVALERYNKMKGNAPERLVSGSDDFTMFLWEPAVSKHHKVRMTGHQQLVNHVYFSPDGQWVASASFDKSVKLWNGTTGEFVAAFRGHVGPVYQISWSADSRLLLSGSKDSTLKVWDIRTKKLKQDLPGHADEVYAVDWSPDGEKVASGGKDRVLKLWMG; from the exons atggaGGTGGAAACAGAGCAGGGAGAGACGGGGAAAAGCGTGATGTGCGTGTTAACAGACCCAGAAGGGATTACTCTGGGCGGCACCATGTATCTTCCCCAAAACGTTGGTCCTATTCAGCTTCAACAGATTGTCAATACGCTTCTAAAAAat GAGGAGAAGCTACCATATGCATTTTATATATCTAATCAAGAGCTTCTCGTGCCACTTGGAACTTACTTGGAGAAAAACAAAG TTTCCATGGAGAAAACACTATCAATAGTTTATCAACCGCAGGCAGTTTTCCGGATTCGTCCAGTTAATCGGTGTTCAGCTACAATTGCTG GTCATACCGAAGCAGTGCTTTCTGTAGCCTTTAGCCCTGATGGACGACAGTTGGCAAGTGGCTCAGGTGATACCACTGTCCGACTATGGGACCTAAATACCCAGACGCCAATGTTTACATGTACAG GACACAAGAATTGGGTTCTTTGTATTGCATGGTCACTGGATGGTAAACATCTTGTAAGTGGTAGCAAGTCTGGAGAACTTCAATGTTGGGATCCACATACAGGGAAGCCTGCAGGCAATCCGCTTACT GGCCACAAGAAATGGATCACTGGTATCTCATGGGAACCTCTACATCTAAATGCTCCATGCCGTCGCTTTGTAAGTGCTAGCAAAGATGGTGATGCCCGCATATGGGATATTTCCTTAAAGAAATGTGTTATTTGTCTCAGTGGCCACACACTCGCGGTAACATGTGTGAAATGGGGTGGAGATGGAGTCATATATACAGG CTCCCAGGATTGTACTATCAAAGTATGGGAAACTTCACAAGGGAAGCTAATTCGTGAATTGAAG GGTCATGGGCATTGGGTTAACTCCCTTGCATTGAGCACGGAATATGTTCTTCGCACTGGAGCTTTTGATCATACTGGCAAACAATATTCATCTCCAGAAGAAATGAAGAAG GTTGCTCTAGAAAGATACAACAAAATGAAGGGCAATGCCCCAGAAAGATTGGTATCAGGATCTGATGATTTTACCATGTTCCTCTGGGAACCTGCTGTCAGCAAACACCACAAAGTTCGCATGACTGGTCATCAACAG CTTGTGAACCATGTTTATTTCTCACCTGATGGGCAATGGGTGGCTAGTGCATCATTTGATAAGTCAGTCAAGTTGTGGAATGGTACTACTGGAGAATTTGTTGCTGCATTCCGGGGGCATGTTGGGCCTGTTTATCAGATCAG CTGGTCCGCAGATAGTAGGCTTCTTTTAAGTGGGAGCAAAGACTCCACCTTGAAG GTGTGGGATATTcgaacaaaaaaattgaaacaagaCCTTCCGGGCCATGCTGATGAG GTTTATGCTGTTGATTGGAGCCCAGATGGTGAGAAAGTTGCCTCTGGTGGTAAGGATAGGGTGTTGAAGTTATGGATGGGTTAA
- the LOC18614593 gene encoding alpha-N-acetylglucosaminidase: MKIIAACNCLFNVIIFILFLTLLPQSFARTEAVEPILTRLDSKRSSPSVQESAAKAVLGRLLPTHFHSFHFEIVPKDVCGGRSCFLIENYNRTSQDGPEIIIKGTTAVEIASGLHWYIKYFCGAHVSWDKTGGVQIASVPKPGSLPLVKDGGVLIQRPIPWNYYQNVVTSSYSYVWWDWQRWEKEIDWMALQGINLPLAFTGQEAIWQKVFTGFNISMEDLNNFFGGPAFLAWARMGNLHGWGGPLSKNWLKQQLVLQKKILSRMLELGMTPVLPSFSGNVPAALKTIFPSANITRLGDWNTVNGDPRWCCTYLLNPSDPLFVKIGEAFIRQQIEEYGDVTDIYNCDTFNENSPPTNDPTYISSLGAAVYKAMSNGDKDAVWLMQGWLFYSDSTFWKPPQMKALLHSVPQGKMIVLDLFADVKPIWAASSQFYGTPYVWCLLHNFGGNIEMYGTLDAISSGPVDAHISENSTMVGVGLCMEGIEQNPVVYELMSEMAFRKEKVQVLEWLKTYTHRRYGKSIQQIEEAWEILYNTVYNCTDGIADHNTDFIVKFPDWDPSTNSGSQTSKLDNMHKLHTITENRRFLFQETISDLPQAHLWYSTHEVVNALKLFLAAGNDLAGSLTYRYDLVDLTRQVLSKLANQVYLDAVKAFRRKDVKALNVHSQKFLQLIKDIDILLASDDNFLLGTWLESAKTLAENPSEMQQYEWNARTQVTMWFDTTTTNQSKLHDYANKFWSGLLEGYYLPRASSYFSCLSKSLKENESFKLVEWRKEWVAFSNKWQEGVELYPLKAKGDFLSIAKALFEKYFN, from the exons ATGAAAATCATCGCTGCTTGTAACTGCCTTTTCAATGTAATTATCTTCATCTTGTTTCTAACATTACTGCCACAATCCTTTGCGAGAACTGAAGCAGTCGAGCCGATACTCACACGGTTAGATTCTAAACGATCATCTCCATCTGTTCAAGAATCAGCTGCTAAAGCCGTTTTGGGAAGATTGCTCCCTACCCATTTTCACAGTTTTCACTTTGAGATTGTCCCCAAG GACGTTTGTGGTGGACGAAGTTGCTTTCTGATAGAAAATTACAATCGGACTAGCCAAGATGGACCAGAGATAAT AATTAAAGGTACCACAGCAGTTGAAATTGCATCCGGCCTCCACTGGTATATTAAATATTTCTGTGGTGCTCATGTATCTTGGGACAAGACTGGTGGTGTGCAGATAGCTTCTGTTCCCAAGCCAGGTTCATTGCCCCTTGTAAAAGATGGGGGTGTGCTGATTCAACGGCCAATACCATGGAACTATTACCAAAATGTTGTTACTTCTAGTT ATTCATATGTGTGGTGGGATTGGCAAAGGTGGGAGAAAGAGATTGACTGGATGGCTCTTCAAGGAATTAACCTACCTTTGGCATTTACAGGCCAAGAAGCCATTTGGCAAAAAGTTTTCACG GGTTTTAATATTAGCATGGAAGATTTGAATAACTTCTTTGGTGGACCTGCTTTCCTTGCTTGGGCTCGCATGGGAAATTTACATGG GTGGGGTGGGCCTTTATCAAAAAACTGGTTGAAACAGCAATTAGTTTTACAAAAAAAGATACTATCTCGAATGTTAGAGCTAGGCATGACTCCAG TGCTTCCATCGTTCTCTGGGAATGTTCCAGCAGCTTTGAAGACAATATTTCCTTCAGCAAATATAACTAGACTAGGGGACTG GAATACTGTAAATGGTGATCCCCGTTGGTGCTGCACTTATCTCCTGAATCCTTCTGATCCTTTATTTGTCAAGATTGGAGAGGCTTTTATTAGGCAGCAAATTGAAG AATATGGGGATGTGACGGATATTTACAACTG TGACACATTCAATGAAAATTCACCGCCTACGAATGACCCAACATATATCTCATCACTTGGCGCTGCTGTGTATAAAGCAATGTCCAATGGTGACAAGGATGCTGTGTGGTTGATGCAA GGTTGGCTTTTCTACTCAGACTCAACTTTCTGGAAGCCACCCCAAATGAAG GCACTTTTACATTCTGTTCCACAAGGGAAAATGATAGTTCTTGATTTATTTGCTGATGTCAAACCAATATGGGCGGCTTCCTCTCAATTTTATGGCACCCCTTATGTCTG GTGTCTACTGCATAATTTTGGAGGAAATATTGAAATGTACGGTACATTGGATGCAATTTCTTCTGGTCCAGTTGATGCTCACATCAGTGAAAATTCAACCATG GTTGGTGTTGGCTTGTGCATGGAAGGAATAGAGCAAAATCCGGTTGTTTATGAGTTAATGTCTGAAATGGCATTTCGAAAGGAAAAAGTTCAAGTTCTG GAATGGCTGAAGACCTACACTCATAGACGTTATGGTAAATCAATTCAACAAATTGAAGAAGCTTGGGAAATATTGTATAACACTGTTTACAATTGTACAGACGGAATTGCT GACCATAACACAGATTTTATAGTCAAATTTCCAGATTGGGATCCATCAACAAATTCTGGATCTCAAACATCAAAGCTAGACAATATGCATAAGCTCCACACAATAACTGAAAACAgaagatttttatttcaagaaaCTATCTCTGATCTGCCTCAAGCACATTTGTGGTATTCTACTCATGAGGTTGTCAATGCTTTAAAACTCTTCCTTGCGGCTGGAAATGATTTAGCTGGGAGCCTCAC ATAT AGATATGACTTAGTTGACTTAACACGTCAGGTGCTGTCAAAGCTAGCAAACCAAGTCTATTTGGATGCAGTGAAAGCTTTCCGAAGGAAGGATGTCAAAGCTTTAAACGTTCACAGTCAGAAGTTTCTTCAACTAATAAAGGACATCGATATTCTTCTTGCTTCCGATGACAATTTTCTGCTTGGAACATGGCTTGAAAGTGCAAAAACGTTGGCAGAAAATCCAAGTGAGATGCAACAG TATGAATGGAATGCTAGAACGCAAGTGACAATGTGGTTTGATACCACGACAACGAATCAGAGCAAGCTTCATgattatg CGAACAAGTTTTGGAGTGGACTGCTGGAAGGGTACTATCTCCCACGAGCTTCAAGCTATTTTAGTTGTCTGTCAAAAAGCTTGAAGGAGAATGAGAGTTTCAAGTTGGTGGAATGGAGGAAAGAATGGGTAGCGTTCTCAAATAAATGGCAAGAAGGTGTAGAACTGTATCCATTGAAGGCCAAAGGAGATTTCCTTTCTATTGCCAAAGCCttgtttgaaaaatatttcaattaa
- the LOC18614594 gene encoding polyamine oxidase 1, whose amino-acid sequence MDSSTRSSVVVIGAGISGISAAKVLAENGIEDLVILEASDRIGGRIRKENFGGVSVELGAGWIAGVGGKESNPVWEIAAELGLRTCFSDYSNARYNIYDRSGKIFPSGIAADSYKKAVDSAIQKLRDLDANCVDDASKGTDQPLTPKTPIELAIDFILHDFEMAEVEPISTYVDFGEREFLVADERGYEYLLHKMAEDFLFTSEGKILDSRLKLNKVVRELQHSRNGVTVKTEDGCVYEANYVILSASIGVLQSDLISFRPPLPRWKTEAIEKCDVMVYTKIFLKFPCKFWPCGPEKEFFIYAHERRGYYTFWQHMENAYPGSNILVVTLTNGESKRVEAQSDEETLKEAMGVLRDMFGPDIPNATDILVPRWWNNRFQRGSYSNYPIISNNQVVNDIKAPVGRIFFTGEHTSERFNGYVHGGYLAGIDTSKAVLEEIRKDERKNENQTFLLEPLLALTLTQTDAVSGLHKCDVPTQLYLSSKLGAIPEAIL is encoded by the exons ATGGATTCCTCAACTCGCTCCTCCGTTGTCGTAATCGGCGCCGGCATCTCCG GTATATCGGCGGcgaaggttttggctgagaaCGGAATTGAGGATTTGGTGATTTTGGAAGCCTCCGATAGAATTGGCGGTAGGATCCGGAAAGAAAATTTCGGAGGCGTGTCGGTGGAGCTAGGGGCCGGTTGGATCGCCGGTGTAGGTGGTAAAGAATCCAACCCGGTTTGGGAGATTGCCGCAGAGTTGGGCCTCCGAACCTGTTTCTCTGACTACAGCAATGCCCGCTATAACATCTATGATCGGAG CGGGAAGATATTTCCGAGTGGAATCGCCGCAGACTCGTACAAAAAAGCGGTGGACTCAGCGATTCAGAAACTAAGGGACCTAGATGCAAACTGTGTCGACGATGCCTCCAAAGGAACCGACCAACCTCT AACGCCAAAGACACCAATAGAGCTCGCAATTGACTTCATATTACACGATTTTGAGATGGCAG AGGTGGAGCCAATATCAACATACGTAGATTTTGGAGAAAGAGAGTTTTTGGTGGCAGATGAAAGAGGTTACGAGTATTTACTGCATAAAATGGCTGAGGATTTTCTATTTACGTCGGAGGGTAAAATCCTGGACAGTCGTCTCAAACTCAACAAG GTTGTCAGGGAATTACAGCACTCGAGAAACGGCGTCACGGTGAAAACAGAAGATGGTTGCGTCTACGAAGCCAACTACGTGATTTTGTCTGCTAGCATTGGTGTTCTCCAAAGCGATCTCATTTCCTTCAGGCCACCCTTGCCC AGGTGGAAAACGGAAGCCATAGAGAAATGTGATGTGATGGTGTATACCAAGATCTTCCTCAAGTTTCCTTGTAAGTTCTGGCCTTGTGGGCCTGAGAAAGAGTTCTTCATCTATGCTCACGAGCGGAGAGGCTATTACACGTTTTGGCAG CACATGGAGAATGCCTACCCTGGCTCGAATATTTTGGTCGTAACATTGACGAATGGTGAATCAAAACGTGTGGAAGCTCAATCCGATGAAGAGACGTTGAAGGAAGCTATGGGTGTGCTTAGGGACATGTTTGGGCCCGACATACCTAATGCCACCGATATACTTGTTCCCCGCTGGTGGAACAACAGGTTCCAGCGTGGCAGCTACAGCAACTACCCCATAATCTCTAATAACCAAGTTGTTAATGACATTAAG GCCCCAGTTGGACGCATTTTCTTCACAGGCGAACACACAAGTGAAAGATTTAATGGCTATGTGCATGGTGGATACCTTGCTG GTATTGACACAAGTAAAGCAGTACTGGAAGAAATAAGGaaggatgaaagaaaaaatgagaatCAAACTTTCTTGCTAGAACCCTTGCTAGCATTAACTTTGACACAGACGGATGCAGTCTCAGGTCTCCACAAATGTGATGTTCCTACACAATTATATCTTAGCAGCAAGCTTGGTGCCATTCCGGAAGCAATCTTATGA